The following proteins are co-located in the Streptomyces sp. NBC_01198 genome:
- a CDS encoding nuclear transport factor 2 family protein, with protein sequence MNYDLRTLADRAELHDLLLQLGRALDEHRFGNLKDVLAQDAIGTTRNGIGSGRDVLIAQIEAGNKDYARLLHRFSSVLIEVDGDTATIRAYITALSGHADSLLPASRRYGLARNKAVRTPDGWRFSELNVEPVFVVGQ encoded by the coding sequence ATGAACTACGACCTGCGCACCCTGGCCGACCGCGCCGAGCTGCACGACCTGCTCTTGCAGTTGGGGCGGGCCTTGGACGAGCACCGCTTCGGCAACCTGAAAGACGTTCTGGCGCAGGACGCCATTGGCACGACCCGCAACGGCATCGGGTCCGGCCGCGACGTTCTGATCGCACAGATCGAGGCGGGCAACAAGGACTACGCCCGCCTGCTCCACCGGTTCAGCAGCGTGCTGATCGAGGTCGATGGCGACACCGCGACGATCCGCGCGTACATCACCGCCCTGTCCGGCCACGCCGACAGTCTCCTGCCCGCCTCCCGGCGCTACGGCCTGGCCCGCAACAAGGCCGTCCGGACGCCCGACGGTTGGCGGTTCAGCGAACTGAACGTCGAGCCGGTGTTCGTGGTGGGGCAATAA
- a CDS encoding helix-turn-helix transcriptional regulator encodes MSEVAWLKSLRAGRGVCPLFGADAVVARFADIVSVKRSERLVMVPESSQRPVLGTLPMPPDARTRWLGSAPSSHDVRLIAAGSEHRILPALPAKMVIIDRAIVMTPIDPEDPLKGVWQITAEPLVRALVEIYQRLWGQAAEPVRWPAGLSARERAVVTLLAEGRTDQTVAEQLGLSRRTITYTVADLMERYGARSRFHLALLLAGADAGDL; translated from the coding sequence ATGTCTGAGGTGGCGTGGCTGAAGTCGCTGCGGGCCGGGCGCGGTGTGTGCCCGCTGTTCGGGGCCGATGCCGTGGTGGCCCGGTTCGCCGACATCGTCTCCGTCAAGCGCAGCGAGCGGCTGGTCATGGTTCCCGAGTCGTCCCAGCGCCCGGTGCTTGGGACGCTCCCGATGCCGCCGGATGCGCGTACGCGCTGGCTGGGATCGGCCCCGTCGAGCCATGACGTGCGTCTGATCGCCGCCGGCTCCGAACATCGGATCCTGCCGGCCCTGCCGGCCAAGATGGTCATCATCGACCGGGCGATCGTCATGACGCCCATCGACCCGGAGGATCCGCTGAAGGGGGTCTGGCAGATCACCGCCGAGCCGCTGGTGCGCGCCCTGGTCGAGATCTACCAGCGACTGTGGGGGCAGGCCGCTGAGCCGGTGCGATGGCCGGCGGGCCTGTCGGCCAGGGAGCGCGCCGTGGTCACGCTGCTCGCCGAGGGCCGCACCGACCAGACGGTGGCCGAACAACTGGGCCTGAGCCGGCGCACCATCACCTACACGGTCGCGGATCTGATGGAGAGGTACGGGGCGCGCAGCCGGTTCCATCTGGCGCTGCTACTGGCCGGCGCCGACGCCGGGGACTTGTGA
- a CDS encoding SAM-dependent methyltransferase, whose translation MTEQGFSVAEIDTARPHPARMYDFYLGGKDNYEVDREAAQRVIDLAPQIVPMARANRAFMHRAVRFLAEKGIRQIIDIGTGIPTAPNTHQVAHEVSPEVRVAYVDNDPIVATHAGAHLLDAGNTGFFLGDLRDPESILGHPTIGELIDFDQPIGLMLVAILHFIRDDEDPAGLVAAYCDALPAGSYLVLSHGTNDFHQTDAKSSQARDVYRDRGATATLNLRSYEQVLGFFRDLELVEPGLVQPPLWHHEGPEPTTEELARIGFYSGVGIKR comes from the coding sequence ATGACTGAACAGGGCTTCTCCGTCGCGGAGATCGACACGGCCAGGCCGCACCCTGCCCGGATGTACGACTTCTACCTCGGCGGCAAGGACAACTACGAGGTGGACCGGGAGGCCGCCCAGCGGGTGATCGACCTGGCCCCGCAGATCGTGCCCATGGCCCGGGCCAACCGGGCGTTCATGCACCGCGCCGTCCGGTTCCTCGCGGAGAAGGGAATTCGGCAGATCATCGACATCGGCACCGGCATTCCCACCGCGCCCAACACCCACCAGGTGGCACACGAGGTGTCACCCGAGGTCCGGGTCGCCTACGTCGACAACGACCCGATCGTCGCCACCCACGCGGGAGCGCACCTGCTCGACGCGGGCAACACCGGCTTCTTCCTCGGCGACCTGCGGGACCCGGAGAGCATCCTGGGCCACCCCACCATCGGCGAGCTCATCGACTTCGACCAGCCGATCGGCCTGATGCTCGTCGCCATCCTCCACTTCATCCGCGACGACGAAGACCCCGCCGGGCTCGTCGCCGCCTACTGCGACGCCCTACCCGCGGGCAGCTACCTGGTCCTCAGCCACGGCACCAACGACTTCCACCAGACGGACGCGAAGTCGTCGCAGGCCCGTGACGTCTACCGGGACAGGGGCGCCACCGCCACCTTGAACCTACGGTCCTACGAGCAGGTGCTCGGCTTCTTCCGTGACCTGGAACTGGTCGAGCCCGGCCTGGTCCAGCCGCCGCTGTGGCACCACGAAGGACCGGAACCGACCACGGAAGAACTGGCTCGGATCGGCTTCTACAGTGGCGTCGGTATCAAGCGCTGA
- the zwf gene encoding glucose-6-phosphate dehydrogenase, whose protein sequence is MTSADRISAAPADPQILVLFGATGDLAGRKLFPGLYKLFRARMLPDKFTIVGSGRHSPGTDAEFRDKLAAKVREHAGEVFEDDVWTAFAAHIRFQTSSADDGADLAAAVRQAQQDAGERARTLVYMSVPPSTMKPMIQMVGATGLAENASLIMEKPFGSDEASAKALNAAVHEVVPEERVFRIDHFLGKEPVQNILALRFANGLFEPAWNRDHIAYVQIDVPEDLGIEGRAAFMEGTGTFRDMVTTHLCQILGFVALEPPVRIGGKELRAEKYKLYQSLRPFAQDEVVFGQYEGYRDEEGVDPHSTVETFAAVRAWIDNWRWQGVPFLLRTGKSMGQTRRVVTVGFRNPPQALFGAASCRQGDPNEIVLELTDEPEVSVVLRAKKPGPDMVLADARLELRFDEAFPSAEPLEAYEKLLLDAMHGDQTLYTGAEEIERLWQVCDPVLRDHPDPLPYARGSWGPEAAMRLAGERGWRLPDS, encoded by the coding sequence ATGACCTCTGCCGACCGGATCTCCGCCGCCCCCGCGGATCCGCAGATCCTCGTCCTGTTCGGCGCGACCGGAGACCTGGCCGGGCGGAAACTCTTTCCCGGCCTCTACAAACTCTTTCGCGCCCGGATGCTGCCAGACAAGTTCACGATCGTCGGCTCGGGCCGGCATTCACCCGGCACTGACGCGGAATTCCGCGACAAATTGGCCGCGAAGGTCCGTGAACACGCCGGCGAGGTGTTCGAGGACGACGTCTGGACGGCTTTCGCCGCCCACATCCGCTTCCAGACGTCGTCGGCGGACGACGGCGCGGACCTGGCGGCCGCAGTGCGGCAGGCCCAGCAGGACGCGGGCGAGCGGGCCCGCACGCTGGTCTACATGTCGGTACCGCCGAGCACCATGAAGCCCATGATCCAGATGGTCGGCGCCACCGGCCTGGCCGAGAACGCGTCGCTGATCATGGAGAAGCCGTTCGGCAGTGACGAGGCGAGCGCGAAGGCGCTGAACGCGGCGGTGCACGAGGTGGTCCCGGAGGAGCGCGTCTTCCGGATCGACCATTTCCTCGGCAAGGAGCCGGTCCAGAACATCCTTGCGCTGCGCTTCGCCAACGGCCTGTTCGAACCGGCGTGGAACCGGGACCACATCGCCTACGTGCAGATCGACGTGCCGGAGGACCTCGGTATCGAGGGCCGGGCCGCCTTCATGGAGGGCACCGGCACCTTCCGGGACATGGTCACCACCCACCTGTGCCAGATCCTCGGCTTCGTCGCGCTGGAGCCGCCGGTGCGGATCGGCGGGAAGGAGCTGCGGGCCGAGAAGTACAAGCTCTACCAGTCGCTGCGCCCCTTCGCGCAGGACGAGGTGGTGTTCGGGCAGTACGAGGGATACCGCGACGAGGAAGGCGTCGATCCGCACTCCACGGTCGAGACCTTCGCCGCCGTCCGGGCCTGGATCGACAACTGGCGCTGGCAGGGTGTGCCCTTCCTGCTGCGGACCGGCAAGTCGATGGGGCAGACGCGCCGGGTGGTGACCGTCGGGTTCCGCAACCCGCCGCAGGCGCTGTTCGGCGCGGCCTCCTGCAGGCAGGGCGACCCCAACGAGATCGTGCTGGAACTCACCGACGAACCAGAGGTGTCGGTGGTGCTGCGTGCCAAGAAGCCCGGCCCGGACATGGTGCTGGCCGACGCCCGGCTGGAGTTGCGGTTCGACGAGGCGTTTCCCAGCGCGGAACCGCTGGAGGCGTACGAGAAGTTGCTGCTCGACGCGATGCACGGCGACCAGACGCTCTACACCGGCGCCGAGGAGATCGAACGGCTGTGGCAGGTGTGCGACCCCGTGCTGCGCGACCACCCCGACCCGCTGCCGTACGCGCGCGGCTCGTGGGGCCCGGAGGCGGCCATGCGCCTTGCGGGCGAACGGGGTTGGCGGCTCCCCGACAGCTGA
- a CDS encoding FG-GAP repeat domain-containing protein, translating into MPLEDGLPGVSGLLGPDLLAIDNAGVMWREDTEQAPWATQLAGSDRVRIGAGWNTYNRGAAVGDLVACDASGVLWFYAGTGKGTFAARTRIGGGWNVYTQLIGVGDSDIDGRADLIAVDRGGSPWRYRATGIPQAPFARGELTSLFNTGSYKSME; encoded by the coding sequence GTGCCACTGGAAGATGGACTACCGGGCGTCAGTGGACTACTCGGGCCGGATCTCCTGGCCATCGACAACGCCGGTGTCATGTGGCGCGAGGACACCGAACAGGCCCCCTGGGCCACCCAACTGGCCGGGAGCGACCGGGTCAGGATCGGTGCGGGCTGGAACACCTACAACCGTGGTGCCGCCGTCGGCGACCTGGTGGCCTGTGACGCCTCCGGTGTCCTGTGGTTCTACGCGGGCACGGGCAAGGGGACGTTCGCGGCACGTACGCGTATCGGCGGCGGTTGGAACGTGTACACCCAGCTGATCGGCGTGGGAGACAGCGACATCGACGGCAGGGCGGACCTCATCGCTGTCGACCGCGGCGGATCCCCGTGGCGCTACCGTGCCACCGGCATCCCGCAGGCCCCTTTCGCACGCGGCGAGTTGACCAGCCTGTTCAACACCGGCAGCTACAAGTCCATGGAATGA
- a CDS encoding ArsR/SmtB family transcription factor yields the protein MTETNDDRHPPAADLRLPTVLAALADPVRLVTVRVLAAVGESPCTQLHHAAELQISRSTFSHHQRILREAGILRERINGARRILSVRREDLDACFPGLMDAILNTPDAFLAAP from the coding sequence GTGACCGAGACCAACGACGACAGACACCCGCCCGCCGCAGACCTCCGGCTGCCGACCGTGCTCGCTGCCCTCGCGGATCCGGTCCGGCTGGTAACGGTCCGGGTCCTTGCGGCTGTCGGTGAGTCGCCGTGCACCCAGCTGCACCACGCTGCGGAGTTGCAGATCAGCCGCTCGACGTTCTCCCACCATCAGCGGATCCTGCGCGAAGCGGGCATCCTGCGCGAGCGCATCAACGGCGCCCGGCGCATTCTCAGCGTCCGCCGGGAGGACCTGGACGCCTGTTTCCCAGGACTTATGGACGCCATCCTCAACACCCCTGACGCCTTCCTGGCCGCCCCTTGA